A stretch of DNA from Serinibacter arcticus:
AAGCTGATCGGCTACCAGCGCCTGACCCTCGCCCCGGGTGAGACGGGCCGGGTCTCCTTCCGGATCCACGCGGATCTCACGTCCTACGTGAACCGCGCGGGGGAGCGGATCGTCGAACCCGGCGCCGTCGAGCTGCGCGTGGCGCGCTCGAGCCTCGACGTGCACGAGGTCGTCCCGCTCGAGATCGTCGGCGCGCAGCGACCGGCCGGTGCGGCCCGACGGCTCGTCACCTCCTCCACCGTGGCGCTCGCCGCCCGCGCGGGAGCGTCCGAGACGGTGGTGCCGGCATGAGCCTCACCGGGCCGGAGGCCACGCGCGGGGCCGACGCCCCGGCGACGCCCGGCGTCGCCGCCGTCGCCCTCGAGGAGAAGACGGTCGTCCCGCGCCGCAAGACCCGCCGCGACGGCAGCGCCAAGCTGACCTGGCGCAAGGCGCTGCGTCGCGACTGGCAGCTGTACACGTTCCTCATCGTGCCGCTGGTGTTCCTGCTGATCTTCCGCTACCTGCCGATGCTGGGAAACATCATCGCCTTCCGGCGGTTCCGTCCCGGCGGCTCGATCTTCGGCGACGAGTGGGTGGGCCTGTACTACTTCGAGGCCTTCATCAACAACCAGCAGTTCTGGACGGTGTTCTGGAACACCGTCATCCTCGGCGGGCTCACGCTGCTGATCTGCTTCCCGCTCCCGATCGTGCTCGCGCTCCTGCTGAACGAGCTCCGCTCGCGGCGCGCGAAGAAGTTCGTGCAGACGATCTCCTACCTGCCGCACTTCATGTCGATCGTCATCGTGGCCGGCCTCGTGCTGCAGCTCACGGCGGTCAACGGCACGGTGAACCAGATCGTGGAGGCGTTCGGCGGTGACGCGGTCGCCTTCATGCAGAGCCCGGAGTGGTTCCGCACGATCTACGTCTCCTCCGAGGTGTGGCAGACCGTGGGTTGGGGAACGATCCTCTACCTGGCCGCGCTGACCACCATCGACTCCCAGCTCTACGAGGCCGCGCGCATCGACGGCGCGAACCGGTGGAAGCAGACCTGGCACATCACGCTGCCCGGCATCCGCCCCACGATGATGGTGCTGCTCATCCTGAACATCGGGTCGTTCATGGCGGTGGGCTTCGAGAAGGTCCTCCTGCTGCAGAACCCGTTGATCTACTCGACGGCCGACGTCATCTCGACCTATCTCTACCGGGTCGGCATCCAGTCGGCCCAGTTCTCCTACGGCACCGCGATCGGCCTCTTCGAGGCCCTGATCGGGCTGGTGCTCGTCCTCAGCGCGAACGCCATCTCGCGCCGCGTGGTTGGAGCCTCGCTGTGGTGACCGATCCCCTGACCAGGACGCCCGACATCGCGGAGGTCCGCCCCGAGGGCGGCTCCCTCAAGGACACGACGGGCTACCGCGTGTTCCGCGTGGTGAACGTCGTCATCCTCACGCTCGTCTGCGCCGTCACGCTCTACCCGTTCCTCAACCTGATCGCGAAGGCGTTCTCCTCGGAGGGCTTCATCGCGGCCGGCGAGGTCAACCTCATCCCGCGCGGCTTCAACACGGCCACGTTCGCCGCCGTGATGAGCGACCCGCTGTTCTGGACGAACTACCGCAACACGTTCGTCTACACGGTGCTCGGGACGGTGATCGCGATGGCGATCACCACGACGTACGCCTACGCGATCAGCCGGCCGCGACTCAAGGGCCGCACGTTCTTCGTCGGCATCGCCGTCTTCACGATGTTCTTCAGCGGCGGCCTCATCCCGAACTACATCCTCGTGGCCAACTTCCTGGGCTGGCGCAACTCGATGTGGGCGATCGTCGTCCCCGGGGCGCTGTCGGTCTTCAACCTCCTGGTCATGAAGTCGTTCTTCGAGAACTTCCCGGTCGAGCTCGAGGAGGCGGCCTCGATCGACGGCCTGTCCACCTACGGCGTCTTCGCCCGGATCGTCCTCCCGCTGTCGAAGGCCGTCATCGCGACGATGACGCTCTTCTACGCCGTCAGTCTGTGGAACTCGTGGTTCAGCGCGTTCCTCTACCTCGACGACAAGAACCTGTTCCCAGTCACGGTCTACCTGCGCAACCTCATCGCGGCCGCCACCGGCACCGAGGCCGTCACGGGTGGCGCCGGGGGCGACGCCGTCCAGATCGGCGCCAACATCCAGTCGGTCACCATGCTCCTCACGGTGCTGCCGATCATCTGCTTCTACCCGTTCATCCAGAAGTTCTTCGTCTCGGGCGTGATGCTCGGGTCGGTCAAGGGATGAGCACCCGCCCCACGCGTCGAAACGACGACGTTTCACTCGAAGGAGACAGCACCATGATCACCACCCGCAACAGATGGACGACGGCCGTGGCCGCCGCGGCGGCCTGCGCCGTTCTCGCCGCCTGCTCGAGCGGCGGTGGAGGCACCGGAGGTGGCGACGCCGACGGCGAGGCCGGCATCGGCGAGGCCCAGTCCGTGGGCGCGATGGAGGAGTTCGAGGCCGGCACCACGTTCCGGGCGACCGAACCGCTCGAGTTCTCCCTGATGTACCGCGACCACCCGAACTACCCGGTGCTGGGTGACTGGCTCGCGTTCTCCACGCTCGAGAGCGAGCAGAACGTCACCTTCAGCCGCACCGACGTGCCGCTGGCCGACTGGGACCAGAAGAAGGCGCTGCTCATCGGTGCCGGTGACGCCGCGGAGCTCATCCCGGTCACCTACCCGGGCCAGGAGGTCCAGTTCATCAGCGGCGGGGCGATCCTGCCGGTCTCGGACTACCTCGAGTACATGCCGAACTACACGCAGAAGGTCGAGGACTGGGGCCTCCAGGACGACATCGACGCGCAGCTGCGCCAGGCCGACGGCAAGTACTACCTGCTGCCCGGCCTGCGCGAGATCCCGGACGTGCAGTACTCGGTCGTCATCCGCGAGGACCTGTTCGCGAACGCCGGCATCACCGAGGACCCGGAGGACTGGGAGGAGTTCGCCGAGCAGCTCGAGCAGGTCAAGGCCGCGAACCCCGGGCTCTCCCACGCGTGGTCGGACCGCTGGACCGACAGCACGCCGCTGGGCTCCGCGCTCAACGTCATGGCGCCGACCTTCGGGACGTCGGCCGGCTGGGGCTACGAGAACGCCTGGTACGACCAGGAGGCCGAGGAGTTCGTGCTGGCCGGGACCACGGACGCCTACCGCGACCTGGTCACCTACGCCGCCGGCCTCGTCGCCGACGGGTCGCTCGACCCGGAGGTCACGCAGAGCGACGACCAGGCGATCCAGAAGTTCGTCTCGGGCTCGTCGGCCGCGATCTCCGGCAACACGCAGGAGCTCACGTCCTACCGCACGAAGTTCGCCGACAGCGGTCAGGCCGACGTGCCGCTGCGTCTGATCGAGATCCCCGACGGCCCGTTCGGCAACTACCTCTCCGGCAGCCAGCTCTCCTCCGGTCTCATGATCTCCGCGAAGGCCGCCGAGCAGCCGCACTTCAAGGCGCTGCTGCAGTTCGCGGACTGGCTCTACTACTCCGACGAGGGCATCGAGTTCGCCCAGTGGGGCGTGGAGGGTGAGACCTACACCAAGGACGCCGAGGGCGTGCGCACGCTCGAGCCGA
This window harbors:
- a CDS encoding ABC transporter permease, whose protein sequence is MSLTGPEATRGADAPATPGVAAVALEEKTVVPRRKTRRDGSAKLTWRKALRRDWQLYTFLIVPLVFLLIFRYLPMLGNIIAFRRFRPGGSIFGDEWVGLYYFEAFINNQQFWTVFWNTVILGGLTLLICFPLPIVLALLLNELRSRRAKKFVQTISYLPHFMSIVIVAGLVLQLTAVNGTVNQIVEAFGGDAVAFMQSPEWFRTIYVSSEVWQTVGWGTILYLAALTTIDSQLYEAARIDGANRWKQTWHITLPGIRPTMMVLLILNIGSFMAVGFEKVLLLQNPLIYSTADVISTYLYRVGIQSAQFSYGTAIGLFEALIGLVLVLSANAISRRVVGASLW
- a CDS encoding carbohydrate ABC transporter permease, with product MTDPLTRTPDIAEVRPEGGSLKDTTGYRVFRVVNVVILTLVCAVTLYPFLNLIAKAFSSEGFIAAGEVNLIPRGFNTATFAAVMSDPLFWTNYRNTFVYTVLGTVIAMAITTTYAYAISRPRLKGRTFFVGIAVFTMFFSGGLIPNYILVANFLGWRNSMWAIVVPGALSVFNLLVMKSFFENFPVELEEAASIDGLSTYGVFARIVLPLSKAVIATMTLFYAVSLWNSWFSAFLYLDDKNLFPVTVYLRNLIAAATGTEAVTGGAGGDAVQIGANIQSVTMLLTVLPIICFYPFIQKFFVSGVMLGSVKG
- a CDS encoding extracellular solute-binding protein, whose protein sequence is MITTRNRWTTAVAAAAACAVLAACSSGGGGTGGGDADGEAGIGEAQSVGAMEEFEAGTTFRATEPLEFSLMYRDHPNYPVLGDWLAFSTLESEQNVTFSRTDVPLADWDQKKALLIGAGDAAELIPVTYPGQEVQFISGGAILPVSDYLEYMPNYTQKVEDWGLQDDIDAQLRQADGKYYLLPGLREIPDVQYSVVIREDLFANAGITEDPEDWEEFAEQLEQVKAANPGLSHAWSDRWTDSTPLGSALNVMAPTFGTSAGWGYENAWYDQEAEEFVLAGTTDAYRDLVTYAAGLVADGSLDPEVTQSDDQAIQKFVSGSSAAISGNTQELTSYRTKFADSGQADVPLRLIEIPDGPFGNYLSGSQLSSGLMISAKAAEQPHFKALLQFADWLYYSDEGIEFAQWGVEGETYTKDAEGVRTLEPTIGWNALNPDAPERLNADYGFSNGVFLLANGSTTDLLQSVMSEEIQTWTDEVLAGKETLPVSPSPQLEELELEQTSLLDTQIQDAVMAATAAFITGGRSLDTWDTYVSEIEGLGATQLIDTYNAALERQQG